tgaggggaaatcagagcactttttctcctcctcctccccagccCTGCCTGGCTTGTGTATGCCTATGGAGAGGTCGAATGGCCAGCAGTTAGTCATGTGTGCTTACCTGCAATAGAAGTAGGTCCAGCCAGTGACTACTAGTAACACAATGAGCAGAGTCACCACAATGATAATGACCAGCAATGAATTTACAGCCCTTTCTGGTTGCTGGCTGGGGAGCAGGAACTCCTCGCATCGCTTTCCTTTGAAGCTGTCATTACACCTACGGGAGATAGGAGTCTCcattgtgatcttattgaatgaggaACAACCTGAGgggtgaatggcctattcctgctcctaattcatatgtttgtatgatgGAGCACAGAGTCAGCAAGAGGTCCTTCCCCCTCTTGAACCTATCCCATCATTTGGTTAGATAACAGTTAATGTGTACCTCAACTCTCCACCACCTAGGTTCCATCACACTTGATATCCTGACCCAATAAGCAGTCAATCTTAGTATTGCATTTTAATCAACCTCACCCCTGAACTTCGTGCATTTGAGAGGAACATGTGACGGGCCCCACAGTTGAATAGCTCACCCCATTTTTGTCCCTGGTCGAaaattgtctggattaaactcaggTATATAGTCAGTACTTCATGTCTCCACTGCTGGCACAGccattctctgtcttctgtgTGTGAAACAGTCAATAGTGCTAGATGGTGGGAGGAGTTTTTGTGGAATATAAATGCCTGCCTGCACCA
The Pristis pectinata isolate sPriPec2 chromosome 32, sPriPec2.1.pri, whole genome shotgun sequence DNA segment above includes these coding regions:
- the LOC127585251 gene encoding pro-neuregulin-4, membrane-bound isoform-like isoform X2: METPAHGELCPDIYNSYCLNGGTCYILISTPFCWCNDSFKGKRCEEFLLPSQQPERAVNSLLVIIIVVTLLIVLLVVTGWTYFYCRYCSTR